In the Apteryx mantelli isolate bAptMan1 chromosome 13, bAptMan1.hap1, whole genome shotgun sequence genome, one interval contains:
- the LOC106482677 gene encoding cx9C motif-containing protein 4 isoform X2: MSQKDPCQKQACEIQKCLQANNYVESKCEAVLREMRKCCARYPKGRSVCCSGFEKEEREREKFKAASKGIPPPPQ, from the exons ATGTCCCAGAAGGATCCCTGCCAGAAACAAGCCTGTGAAATACAGAAATGCTTGCAAG cgAACAACTACGTGGAGTCTAAGTGCGAAGCTGTGCTTCGGGAGATGCGGAAGTGCTGTGCCCGGTACCCCAAGGGCAGATCCGTCTGCTGCTCAGGgtttgagaaagaagaaagagagagagaaaagtttaAGGCTGCTTCGAAAGGAATCCCACCACCACCTCAGTAA
- the LOC106482677 gene encoding protein p13 MTCP-1 isoform X1: MAEGGHAGAPPVRLWVRRVGVYCDEHRKTWLVAAEEEEGMLRARIQRVQVPLGEALRPSQLPPSRLPHMWQLSQGEQYRDSNSRVWEIEHHLMLGGVEELLLKLVPGD; this comes from the exons ATGGCAGAAGGAGGGCACGCTGGCGCTCCTCCTGTCCGGCTGTGGGTGCGACGCGTAGGTGTTTACTGCGATGAGCACCGCAAAACGTGGCTCGTGGCTGCGGAAGAG GAGGAAGGTATGCTGAGGGCCCGGATCCAAAGAGTTCAGGTTCCCCTGGGTGAGGCGCTGCGACCCAGCCAGCTCCCCCCATCCCGGCTGCCTCATATGTGGCAGCTGTCCCAGGGTGAGCAGTACAGGGATAGTAACTCTCGCGTTTGGGAGATAGAGCACCATCTCATG CTTGGTGGTGTTGAAGAACTGCTGCTTAAACTCGTGCCTGGTGATTAA
- the BRCC3 gene encoding lys-63-specific deubiquitinase BRCC36: MAVQAVHLEADAFLVCLNHALSTEKEEVMGLCIGEVDTSRIVHIHSVIILRRSDKRKDRVEISPEQLSAASTEAERLAEMTGRPMRVVGWYHSHPHITVWPSHVDVRTQAMYQMMDQGFVGLIFSCFIEDKNTKTGRILYTCFQSIQAQKSSEYERIEIPIHVVPHETIGKVCLESAVELPKILCQEEQDAYRRIHSLTHLDSVTKIHNGSVFTKNLCSQMSAISGPLLQWLEDRLEQNKQRVQELQQEKEQLLEELAALE; the protein is encoded by the exons ATGGCGGTGCAGGCCGTGCACTTGGAGGCCGACGCCTTCCTCGTGTGCCTCAACCACGCGCTGAGCACCGAGAAGGAGGAGGTCATGGGGCTCTGCATCGGCGAG GTCGATACCAGCAGAATTGTCCACATCCATTCTGTGATCATCTTGCGCCGCTCTGATAAGAGGAAAGACCGTGTGGAAATCTCTCCAGAGCAGCTTTCAGCTGCTTCTACTGAAGCAGAG AGGTTGGCTGAAATGACGGGACGTCCCATGAGAGTTGTGGGCTGGTATCACTCTCATCCTCATATCACTGTCTGGCCATCGCATGTGG ATGTCCGCACTCAAGCTATGTATCAGATGATGGACCAGGGTTTTGTAGGGCTTATTTTCTCCTGTTTCATTGAGGACAAAAACACAAAG ACAGGCAGGATTCTCTACACTTGTTTCCAGTCCATTCAAGCCCAGAAGAGCTCAGA ATATGAAAGGATTGAAATTCCTATTCATGTTGTCCCCCACGAAACCATTGGGAAAGTGTGCCTGGAATCGGCTGTAGAGCTGCCCAAGATCCTTTGCCAGGAAGAGCAAGATGCCTACAGGAGAATTCACAG CCTCACCCATCTAGACTCCGTAACCAAGATTCATAATGGCTCAG TGTTCACGAAGAACCTCTGCAGCCAGATGTCTGCCATCAGTGGGCCACTTCTTCAGTGGCTGGAGGACAGACTGGAGCAGAACAAACAGcgggtgcaggagctgcagcaggagaaGGAGCAGCTTTTGGAGGAACTAGCTGCTTTGGAGTGA
- the LOC106482691 gene encoding uncharacterized protein: MHTVQVGHQELPAATQRSQSPAESHQDGLPLLPCTPSPPASGHSSTKRDGMAERTRGIQSTQGFIFASRETGGGVRCKQAPLAAPRFQQSFQGKFPEMGKLPAENLSGSPHLPYLAPLPAKAATQADESLDALTGKMPGAASETKLPTLETSPGSSPRDRAHAVGAIDDIQQEITQEQQLKLNLNLFAQTAAAKILERVSKGLKQTVKNFKEADPRENFQSVSGAATAPDSGKGWEEEQQKPFHLPLISPQLPKQDACAQAKEIDEPVHSMPVVRPRSSGSGQGKPRTRQNHGTKTTHPSSWQLSSHSCFPLGAESIASGEIQGGPAYKEQDECLPTHPAAPRLPQPPTRVDFANVFRETCHELKSRKLPAPKDTSAREAKAQSLVKAARSCDLVFHSGDLQLPELQAPLTVMPILTTKATPFAEILAEHSSETPEEADTGRTRFAQGILGDPGMAARAECQGPALPATALEDTIQQLVTAAWSHANDASPGPSWQLVQPNADKTMEERRVAVAQGLVAHTNGPVAPASRVLEQTMKPGETTSPTAPQGPDPHAHGSNRAANRASGPALPGRGHGPGHPGQPQAGQGPQGQALTIIPRIGGRPLRIHPDVTSEHLSVLSIKTESAEELNSSCLIRTEQSLAQLRKLHLWRKKSQKEREVKEQEGEGKRFTLTMSGRLNVKPKEVFCRNSFPNLWEPELTRVELLKDVTTKQDLMERLVVHSVKKEQSMRAEQRGLRAPKGVELEVVAEEDDDEEDANEDILKVEDSLLICKRRLHIMMNRQEERRHAWILWGAKEKSLHLHNLGKTQLPKQRHFHTHIFPEDTPPIPQNALHHASTHRSLARGFSLGQRPLAPGCP; this comes from the exons ATGCACACGGTACAG GTGGGCCACCAGGAGCTGCCTGCAGCCACGCAGCGCAGCCAGAGCCCAGCGGAGTCCCACCAGGACGGGCTGCCTCTGCTCCCCTGCACCCCGAGCCCACCAGCCTCCGGCCACAGCAGCACGAAG AGGGACGGGATGGCAGAAAGGACCAGGGGAATCCAGAGCACCCAAGGGTTCATCTTTGCAAGCAGAGAGACAGGTGGAGGCGTCAGGTGCAAACAGGCGCCTTTGGCAGCCCCACGCTTTCAGCAGAGTTTTCAGGGCAAGTTTCCTGAAATGGGGAAACTCCCAGCTGAAAATCTTTCTGGTTCACCCCATCTGCCATACTTAGCACCTCTCCCAGCCAAGGCAGCAACACAGGCAGATGAGTCCCTGGATGCACTTACAGGTAAAATGCCAGGAGCTGCAAGTGAAACCAAGCTGCCCACTCTGGAAACGTCCCCTGGATCTTCTCCCAGAGACAGGGCACATGCTGTGGGTGCAATAGATGACATCCAGCAAGAGATCACCCAGGAGCAACAGCTCAAGTTGAACCTGAACCTCTTTGCCCAAACTGCAGCAGCAAAAATTCTGGAGCGAGTGTCCAAGGGACTAAAACAGACTGTGAAGAACTTCAAAGAAGCTGACCCAAGAGAAAACTTCCAATCTGTTAGTGGTGCTGCAACAGCTCCAGACTCAGGAAAGGGATGGGAAGAGGAACAGCAAAAGCCATTTCATCTTCCTCTGATTTCACCTCAACTACCCAAGCAGGACGCTTGTGCCCAAGCCAAGGAAATCGATGAGCCTGTCCACTCCATGCCTGTGGTCAGGCCTAGGTCTTCAGGATCAGGACAGGGAAAACCTAGGACACGGCAAAATCATGGCACCAAGACTACTCATCCAAGCAGCTGGCAGCTTTCAAGCCACTCCTGCTTTCCCCTGGGAGCTGAGAGCATTGCTAGTGGAGAGATCCAAGGCGGTCCAGCCTACAAGGAGCAGGATGAGTGCTTGCCAACTCACCCAGCAGCACCGAGGCTGCCACAGCCCCCCACCAGGGTTGATTTTGCCAATGTTTTCAGAGAAACGTGTCATGAGCTAAAGAGCAGGAAGCTTCCAGCTCCCAAAGACACCTCTGCCCGGGAGGCCAAGGCACAATCCCTGGTCAAGGCAGCACGCAGCTGTGACCTGGTGTTCCACAGTGGAGACCTGCAGCTTCCTGAGCTGCAAGCGCCCCTCACCGTTATGCCTATCCTCACCACCAAAGCTACTCCCTTTGCTGAGATCCTGGCAGAACACAGCTCTGAAACCCCTGAAGAAGCCGACACTGGAAGAACCAGGTTTGCTCAGGGCATCCTTGGTGACCCAGGCATGGCAGCGAGGGCTGAGTGCCAgggtcctgccctgcctgccacGGCTCTGGAGGACACAATCCAGCAGCTCGTGACTGCAGCCTGGAGCCATGCCAACGATGCGAGCCCGGGACCCAGCTGGCAGCTGGTGCAGCCCAATGCGGACAAAACCATGGAGGAGCGTCGTGTGGCCGTGGCACAGGGGCTGGTGGCCCACACGAATGGCCCAGTGGCACCAGCCAGCAGAGTCCTGGAGCAGACCATGAAGCCTGGTGAAACCACATCCCCCACAGCTCCTCAAGGGCCTGACCCGCATGCTCATGGCAGCAACAGGGCTGCCAACAGGGCCAGTGGGCCAGCTCTCCCAGGCAGGGGCCATGGGCCAGGACACCCGGGACAGccacaggcagggcagggcccacAAGGGCAGGCTTTGACCATCATCCCCCGCATTGGAGGCAGACCACTGAGGATCCATCCAGACGTCACGTCAGAGCATCTCTCAGTGCTCTCCATAAAAACAGAGTCCGCTGAGGAGCTCAACAGCAGCTGCCTGATCCGCACCGAGCAGAGCTTGGCCCAACTCCGAAAACTCCATCTCTGGAGGAAGAAAAGCCAGAAGGAGCGCGAGGTCAAGGAACAGGAGGGCGAGGGGAAACGCTTCACCCTTACAATGTCGGGACGACTCAACGTCAAACCCAAGGAG GTCTTCTGCAGAAACTCGTTCCCTAACCTGTGGGAACCCGAGCTCACACGAGTGGAGCTCCTCAAGGATGTGACCACCAAACAGGACCTGATGGAGCGCCTGGTAGTCCACAGTGTCAAGAAGGAGCAGAGcatgagagcagagcagagaggcCTGAGAGCACCAAAAGGTGTGGAACTGGAAGTGGTAGCGGAAGAAGATGATGATGAGGAGGACGCTAATGAAGACATTCTAAAAGTGGAGGACTCGCTTTTGATTTGTAAGAGGCGCCTGCACATCATGATGAACAGGCAGGAAGAGAGAAGACATGCTTGGATACTATGGGGGGCCAAAGAAAAAAGCCTCCACCTGCACAATCTGGGCAAGACCCAGCTTCCTAAGCAAAGACACTTCCACACGCACATATTTCCCGAAGATACCCCACCCATCCCACAGAATGCTTTGCACCACGCCAGCACCCACAGAAGCCTGGCCAGGGGGTTCTCGCTTGGCCAGAGGCCTTTGGCACCAG GTTGCCCATGA